In a single window of the Methanobacterium alcaliphilum genome:
- a CDS encoding thermonuclease family protein, producing MLDKKYKSVICVLAIILISTITACCIDSESSIKEDDSQNNYSINNSNYTANSSKNNETPKNFEKKGYCYYVVDGDTIDVEGVGRVRFVGVNTPERGQSGYQEAKDFVKSYCLGKTVYLDVDDKKNKDKYGRTLAVVYVNKTNLNALLLKKGYAEIMYIPPSEFQPGFPN from the coding sequence ATGTTAGACAAAAAATATAAATCTGTAATATGTGTACTGGCCATTATACTGATTTCAACCATCACTGCATGTTGTATTGATTCTGAATCTTCAATCAAAGAAGATGATTCACAGAATAATTATTCAATTAATAATTCAAATTATACTGCTAATTCTAGTAAAAATAATGAAACACCCAAAAATTTTGAAAAAAAAGGTTATTGTTATTATGTAGTGGACGGAGACACTATTGACGTAGAAGGAGTAGGTCGAGTAAGATTTGTTGGAGTGAACACTCCAGAACGGGGACAATCAGGATATCAAGAAGCTAAAGATTTCGTCAAATCTTATTGTCTGGGAAAAACAGTTTATCTAGACGTGGATGATAAAAAAAATAAGGACAAATATGGTAGAACTTTAGCCGTGGTTTACGTGAATAAAACAAATCTAAATGCTCTTTTACTAAAAAAAGGATATGCTGAAATTATGTATATTCCCCCATCAGAGTTCCAGCCGGGATTTCCTAATTAA
- a CDS encoding VOC family protein — protein MKIKYITIIVNDMDESIRFYTEVMGFELDSQHNPIPRVTINLLKGEGDTMIELIKTAENEKGLFSVGIDVEDMESTLKDLKSKGANITMEPIPITVGTLTFLEDPNGVKIALIQHH, from the coding sequence ATGAAAATTAAATATATTACCATCATCGTTAATGATATGGACGAGTCAATTAGATTTTATACAGAGGTTATGGGATTTGAATTAGATAGCCAACACAATCCTATACCTAGAGTAACAATCAACTTGCTAAAAGGGGAAGGAGACACCATGATAGAGCTCATAAAAACCGCAGAAAATGAAAAAGGTTTGTTTTCAGTGGGGATAGATGTGGAAGACATGGAAAGCACATTGAAAGATCTCAAATCTAAAGGTGCTAATATTACAATGGAACCTATACCTATAACAGTAGGGACCCTGACATTCTTGGAAGATCCAAATGGAGTCAAAATAGCACTAATACAACACCATTAA
- a CDS encoding 5-formyltetrahydrofolate cyclo-ligase encodes MVLNEKNELRNYIWDVIKEEDISNRPDGDHGKIPDFKGSHKAAKLLAMTIEWDESHNIFCSPDSAQRIVREFALRDGKNLIIPSPKLEKGYLFITPKNAQSDIKTASTIEGTFKFGNPIEKFPKIDIVVEGSVAVDKEGNRLGKGGGYGDKEIKELFRQGSINQKTPIITTVHPVQIIDNIPTEKHDEKINMIITPDFILRLFLDPSIPVVR; translated from the coding sequence ATGGTTTTAAATGAAAAAAATGAGTTAAGAAATTACATTTGGGATGTTATTAAAGAGGAAGATATTTCTAATAGGCCTGATGGTGACCATGGGAAAATTCCGGATTTTAAGGGGTCGCATAAAGCAGCTAAACTTTTGGCAATGACTATTGAGTGGGATGAATCTCATAACATTTTTTGCAGCCCTGATTCTGCACAGAGAATTGTTAGAGAATTTGCCTTAAGGGATGGAAAAAACCTGATTATACCATCACCTAAACTAGAGAAAGGTTATTTATTTATAACTCCTAAGAATGCTCAATCAGATATTAAAACAGCTTCAACAATCGAAGGCACATTCAAATTTGGTAATCCTATCGAAAAATTTCCTAAAATTGACATTGTAGTAGAAGGATCTGTGGCTGTTGATAAAGAGGGTAATAGATTAGGAAAAGGGGGAGGATATGGGGATAAAGAGATTAAAGAGCTGTTTCGTCAAGGGTCTATCAATCAGAAAACTCCTATCATTACCACTGTACACCCTGTGCAGATTATAGATAACATTCCAACAGAAAAGCATGATGAAAAAATAAACATGATCATAACTCCTGACTTTATATTGAGATTATTTCTAGATCCATCTATACCTGTTGTAAGGTGA
- a CDS encoding CRISPR-associated protein Cas4 — MRSHNSKPHPQIKGAQIIDGKVNFPISWLNQQGYCEYSLFLEYVQGVTTAVTPEMQKGQNIHQELEEKFKEEAVPTTFSDMMELSKKEEIMSRELWVLSPKYGIRGFIDEIWLTPSEFVIIDDKPGTTAYYSTINQVMGYCLAFKDTINDENRTIRAALRERGTDNIFWTSEFNEDAQNKIEMLISRMQDLFNGNKHFLPTKNPNKCAKCRFRNYCEFK, encoded by the coding sequence ATGAGAAGTCATAATTCAAAACCTCACCCTCAGATTAAAGGAGCGCAGATTATTGATGGAAAAGTTAATTTTCCAATTAGCTGGCTAAATCAGCAAGGTTATTGTGAATACAGTTTGTTTTTAGAATATGTTCAGGGAGTAACTACTGCTGTGACACCCGAAATGCAAAAAGGTCAAAATATACATCAAGAATTAGAGGAAAAATTCAAAGAAGAAGCGGTTCCGACCACTTTCTCTGATATGATGGAACTTTCAAAAAAAGAGGAAATCATGTCCCGTGAATTGTGGGTTTTATCACCTAAATATGGTATCCGTGGATTTATTGATGAAATATGGCTTACACCAAGTGAATTTGTAATAATCGATGATAAGCCGGGAACTACTGCATATTATTCTACTATTAATCAAGTGATGGGATACTGTCTAGCATTTAAAGATACAATAAATGATGAAAACCGGACTATAAGGGCGGCTTTAAGAGAAAGAGGAACAGATAATATTTTCTGGACATCGGAATTTAATGAAGACGCTCAAAATAAGATAGAAATGTTGATATCTCGAATGCAAGATTTATTTAATGGCAATAAACATTTTCTTCCTACTAAAAATCCTAATAAATGTGCTAAGTGTAGATTTAGGAATTATTGTGAATTTAAATAG
- a CDS encoding RDD family protein has translation MKTILKKRILAFIIDFLIVTAFIWILSIILYPVLLMTGFFAIFNFWLLLLAILILGYFTYLESSYGRTVGKSIMGIEVKANEGDLTYQKAIIRNLSKILWFPIIIDFLASFLTKDDCLRLLDKYAGTKVVLIEDTKENKD, from the coding sequence ATGAAAACTATACTAAAAAAAAGAATTTTGGCCTTTATAATAGATTTTTTAATTGTCACTGCTTTTATATGGATTTTAAGCATTATTTTATATCCAGTACTTTTAATGACTGGATTCTTTGCCATATTTAATTTTTGGCTTTTATTATTAGCCATTTTAATTTTAGGATATTTTACTTACCTGGAGAGTTCATATGGGCGTACAGTGGGAAAAAGCATCATGGGGATAGAGGTAAAAGCTAATGAAGGTGACTTAACCTATCAAAAAGCAATTATACGAAACTTATCTAAAATATTATGGTTCCCTATAATTATAGACTTTTTAGCATCTTTTCTTACCAAAGATGATTGTTTAAGATTACTGGATAAATATGCTGGAACTAAAGTGGTCTTAATTGAGGATACCAAGGAAAATAAAGATTAA
- a CDS encoding DUF5654 family protein, whose product MKDQVNEMKSQVAETMATLVTTAFGLIAALAWNDAIKAIITEFVGKGNGIMGLLIYAIIITIIAVIATILIARVLAKPAVQAVRIVE is encoded by the coding sequence ATGAAAGATCAAGTAAATGAAATGAAGAGTCAAGTTGCAGAAACCATGGCCACTTTAGTAACCACTGCATTTGGATTAATTGCAGCATTAGCATGGAATGATGCTATAAAGGCCATAATAACGGAATTTGTGGGTAAAGGTAATGGGATTATGGGTTTATTAATATACGCCATTATAATTACCATTATAGCAGTCATTGCAACTATATTAATTGCAAGAGTTCTTGCTAAACCTGCAGTTCAAGCTGTTAGAATAGTAGAATGA